The sequence AAGTGTTTGAGTCCCATTGATATCAGTAGCAGGTGCGCTTGACTCTCCTGTTGTATTATGGGacataaacataagaagagcttgctggatgaggccagtggcccatctagtccagtcttctgttctcacagtggccaatcaaatgcGTAAGGCACAAGAAGGTCCTGAGCCCAAGAGCACTCCCCTCCTGAGgggagcaactggtattcagaagcatgctgcctctgaccatggaaggaGAGCACAGCCAGCATGCTTAACATTTTTGTTGGATTGTGCTCTTGCTGTTTTATGACTGGTTTTGATATTCAGAAGAACACTGCATGCCCATGAGAAGCATTCTCTGCCGCTTAAAAGCTTGCAATCCCTTAGACCCATGTAAGTTGATCCAATAAAAAATGTGGCCCTACCTACTGTGTGCATGGTAGAGTTAATGTCATTGTTTCTAATAGCGTGTGTAAGGCTGAAGTTCTGTGAATGCTTATTTGGATTAATCCCTGTTGAGCTCACTGGTACTCGCTTTtaaacaaacatgcataggatcaggcagtAATACATGGATTTCTGTTGGCTGCTCTCTAATTGTTAACAGTTAACTCGAGAGCCTCTTTCCATCAGAATTTTGAAACCTggattcctagccttcttccatctagctattaggattttttttaaaaaaaaatgatgatgataagaaTAAAGCTATCAAACGAGAAAAAGGTCACAAGTAAATTCAAGTGGTGATCCTGCTGCAATTATTTCTTTCTGTGTTGGGGCAGGGCATTTTGCCCAATGAACCTTATTCTATTTCTCTCCTATTGTGCTTCTGTAGAGCTTTGGGGACATCCGTTGCAAGTGCATCTGTCCCCCATacaggaatatcagtggacataTTTACAAGAAGAATGTGTTGCAGAAGGACTGGTAAGTCAACCCTCAACAGCAGTTTTACAGTCTTTAAAGTCATAGCAAATGACCTGTACAAGCTGTAGAACATAGTTCCTCAGAGGACTATTCCCAAAGGTTTTCTGACTAAACTCTAAATTAGGACTTTCACTACTGTGAATGGCCAGGATTTGTTACTAACTGCTTCTTACTGAGAATTAGGGTCTCCTGAGGTACTACAATTCCCTACTCATGCTTTGAAGTCATAGGCAGGGAAGCGATCAAGAAATGGCTGCTGTTTTACATCTGCAGCCTCCtcccaggtttatttattttattatttatttatttattatttgatttatatcccgcccttcctcccagcaggagcccagggcggctcacTGCAGGAGCAgcagttgttgttattaaatctATTatttgcccttcaccagaaggtccagggcaggtcacagcatcataaaatacaatattacaaacagtttaaaacaaattacaactaAATCACAAGTAGCCCCTCTCCCTGAAATTTGTCCAAgtgaaagcaaaaaacaaaaaggaaaatatGAACAAGTTGAGAGAGGCAAGAAtgcaaattgaaataaataaaaatggaggtgCTTATAATAGTATAAGGCTAGAAGGACTGAAAGGAAACATGTGCATCTTTATTTTCtgcttattttaatcttttttcatCCATTCCTTTCAAGAAAtaacctagctccttattaaactCCCCATGCCTAGCTGTACAAAAGCTCAGTTCTcatagcaaaacacacacacacacacacacacacacacaatattccacaAAATGCCCAATTTGAACTATTGTATTACCATTTAATAAGCGGAGAAATACTTGAGCCTTTTACCCTCGTCTATAGCTCCTCCTTCCTTCCGGCCCGCAAACCCAGAAGTCTCTGAATAACCATACTTCCCTGTTTTAACTGATCTGGGGAACCATGGTTTGAAGGTTGTTAAAGTCCTGGTTTATGCTAAAGCTGTTAACCACAGTTTTCAAGTTCTTCAGGCAAAACAGGAAACTATGCTTAATAGGACCCTTCTGCGTTTTATTGCTCTGCGCCATAAAAAGAGAGAAGAGACTATGTACGCAGGCAAGAGGCTTGTGCATATCTCAGTTTATTGAATCTAAATACAGCCTATGTGTAGTTGCATGTTACAATAGCTCTGTGTTATCAGGAACAGGTACGTTATACCAGCGATAGAGAATCTCTGGTTCTCCAAATGTTACTGGAGTTGTGGGTTTTTCCACTTAATCCCTtaatctagggatggggaacctgtggtcctccgggtgctgttggattacagctcccattgcATTATGCTATATGCGCCCGCTCaaccactttgatctgcagaacaagCACTTTTTACAAGTACCACATAAAGTTTACTTTCCACTTGCGAGAAATCAAccttttactgtggcagcacctcttctctggaattcccttctctGGAACTTCCTATTCTCTGCAATTAGGATGGCACCTAACTTTGTATTGTTTTCAGTGCCTGCCAAAAACCTTTTTTAGTTTTGATAAGCCTACCCAGACCTGTGGTTTTATTgtgagtgtttgtttttaaaaatgttgattttatctatattttgctGATTTCATTAGGTTCTatgcaactaagttctactcaggtaGATTGATTTCAGTGCGTCTATTCTAAGTTAGTCTTGCTTCTCGGTTTCAGTGAGTTTACCCTTTATATGAGTAAgattggatacaactcattagGTTTACTTCATTTTAAGGTCTGTTGATTTCCCCCCCAAGCCCCCCAGtattttcttacaaatattttatattattttttgtaaaccactcagtttttttctttaaattaagCCGTATATAGATCTTGTTaactaaaacaaatttaaaaaaaaaccctgaccattgcccgtgctgtctggagctgatgggaactggagggccaaaggttataGCCACTCCTTTTGTACTTCATGACACAGGAGGTCATTGATTCCCACAGTTGATGCTTGTTTCTCATCATTTCAGTAACTGCCTGCATTTGGTGGAGCCCATGCCAGTGCCAGGGAACGACGTTGAGGCATACTGCCTGCTGTGTGAGTGCAAGTATGAAGAGCGAAGCACCACCACCATCAAGGTATAAGACAAGCCCATCTTTTATACCAGATGCCCCTGTgtcttcttccttttttccttctcaCTGTATTAAACAGAATTTCTGCTATTGACAATTTTGAAGGCAGAGTTGAATGGTGTTGAGGGTGTGCCCATGAAGGAGGTAGCACTAAGACACTATGTTCTACCAAATGTTTCTGCATTGCTGAAGGTCTAATTCAATGGTTGTCATgtgagtttaagaacataagaagagccctgctggatcaggccaaggggcccatctagtccagcgctttgttctcacagcagccaaccagttgcccataggaagcccgcaagcagagctACCCCaccagtgattcccaacaactggtattcaaaggcacatTATCTCTGGCAGTGGATGTAGGATATAGCCATCAAAGCTAATGGcaatcaatagccttatcctccatgaaaatgtcaaatcctcttttgaagccatccaagttggtgatcaCCACTGCCGCCTCTTGGAATGAATTGTATAGTTTAAGAAGtagtggtgcaaaatgtggcagtgcaattgctccctggggcagggtatcaccaaaatgtcacccagctgctgaaagaattgcactggctgcccattagctaccaagctgagttcaaggttctggttttggtgtacaaagctctatacagcttgggaccaggatatctgaaacatCATCTtacccccttatatacccagtcgatcactactctctgcaggtgagggcctcctccagatgccatcttatcaacAGGtacgttccgcacaacataagaagcagacctttagtgttgtggcacctaccctttggaattccctccccttgaatattagacaagcgtcatctgttatattttcagtgcctactgaagaccttcctccttcaacaagccttttaagtacagaccttatcccagtctgcgtctgtgttggaattgctttttaagattttttaaaccttttttaaaaagatgtttcattttaatatgttttaaagtctgttttcaagatgttttagagtgtttttagtgtttttatttgccatcctgggctccttctgggaggaagggtgggatataaatgtaataaataataatatactttttgttgtctgtcctgaattttccaacgttcagcttcattggatgtccccaagttctagtattacaagagagggagaaaaacatctctgtATCCacttttcttcacaccatgcataatttgtaGCCAGAGGTGCAACTGCAGAACCTATATAGTGGTTATAGCATGTGGTTGCTGCAGAGTTATGTCCAGCACAAGTCAGTGGAGCAAACCTGTGCCTCAGTGCCTTTATCAAAAGTCCCTCATTCTCACAAGCAGCTTGGCTGCCTCTGAAAACTGGCCTAGATTAATCAGGTTGAtacaagggggggaaatgaactATTTTTTAGATAGTTGTATGGGAGGTGGCTTCTGGATTGCTTAATTCTTGCTTCTTGGATTGTTTAATTAATTTGATGACTACCTTGGATCAGTCAGTTCAAGACTCTTAAGTGATTCTGAAGATACATACATGGAGCTTATTCCAGTTTGTGCCATTGACTTGATAAGTACCTAAGCAGATTTCCATTATTACAGGATAGGTTTTCTGACTAGTGAAAAATGATGGCTTAAGAATTGTTTCATCCAGATTCCTTGATGAACTTTTGCTGCTGCCTTTATACAGGTCGTCATCATAATTTACCTCTCCGTGATTGGAGCCCTTCTACTCTACATGGTCTTTCTGATGGTGGTTGACCCCCTGATCCGCAAGCCTGATGCCTACACCCAGCCCCTGCACAATGAAGAAGAGAGCGAGGTGAGTGTGAGGCTTTCCTCTTGTCAGTGAACAGTCTGAGTGGTTCCACTTGATAATAAACAGACTGTGGGTGGGGGAGTAGATTGTACGGAATATGAGGCATGGCCTCAAAGTCTGCAACTCTTACTAGCACTGTAAAGGGGCAGCTGAAGAGAGGGGATTTTTCAATCACATTTACTGTTTATCCTTCAAAGGCTTTATACGACAGACAACATCCTATCCAGCCCTTTAAGAACACAAAATATAAACGTCCTCTGCTTCCTGACAGTTAGAGACTGTCTCCACCTGACTACAGCTTACAATCCTTTCCCAGACATAGGCCTGACCTTTTTCAGTTCTAGAATTTGCCAGATCCCATGTTGCATGATTAATGCTGACACTACAGGCACAGTCTGTACAACTCTGAATATGCCAAACTGGAAaggtttcatttatttaaattttatttttctgacCATGTATATGCTCAGGGTGACTTTGctccatttgttttatttatttttatagcaAGTTTTaacacaaaagaaagaaagagggggaaataaggcaaaaaagaaaaacatgagCCCACATTAATGACATAATGACCTTCAATACATCCATCTCAGTTTAACTGTATAAGttgctttgtttgtttgcttgtttgtttcgtTCTCGTCTGCTCCATGATTGGGTGggtggtagtagactccaaccaccatattccttttattccttgccccatttattttaatccaaatactctcggtgtctaccaagctcatccttctgtatttctgtgcagggatatatatttttaacatttttaacagcaacacccatcagccacagccggcATGGTCCGGttgccagtgatgatgggagttgtagtctaacaacatctggacaactgaggctggggaaggctgctttagagggTTTGACAGCAACGGATTAAACAAAAGCATATATTGTTGGTGTATATTAGTGTCATAATTTTTAGTGGAGGAATTATCACCATTGCAGTTCCTTGTCATTCTTTTGATGTCACAGCCATAtcataagatgtaattgatagcTCGTAATAGTTTGAAGAATTAGGGGGAAATATTATCACATGGAGACATCTCATTTGTTGATCATGACATAGTTCTTTGCTCTTTGTGTGTATTTGCACATACGTTTTGCTTCAAATATCCTTTGTATGTGTCACTGTGGAGCATTGTCATGCATCTAAAAGGCATTGTCCCATTGTAGATATTTTATGTGTTTCTTCTTTTGGTTTGCAGGATGCTCATTCAGTGGCAGCTATACGTCCTTCTGCCAGCACCCGAGCAAACACAGTGTTGGAGAGAGTGGAGGGAGCCCAGCAACGGTGGAAGCGTCAGGTGCAGGAACAGCGGAAGACAGTGTTTGATCGACACAAGATGCTGAGCTAGAGCTCAATGAGGATTTACAGTCTAGGAGTAAGCAGCAGCTGCTGGTTAGCTGATTTCTGTTAGCCACTACGAAGTCTGAGATCTAGCTTAAAACATGTTGCACTTGCCTTTTCTagtttgtttttgcttattttctCTCTCAGAAAGCAAGCTAAGTTGAAGGAAGCCACTGGCTGCGCATCCCAATCTATGTCTTTCCCATTGTCTAAAACAGGTGGGAACTTATGGACCttgagatgttgttgggctacaacttccatcatccttgacttttGGCCGTGCTGcaaggagctgatgggagttggaatccaatgacatctgaagggccacaggtccctcatCCTTGGTctgaaacagcctttcccaacccttgggtccccaactataactcccatcagcctcagccagcatggccagtggtccagaattatgggaactgtcgtccagcaacatctggggactaaaGGTTGGGAAAGCTTGATCTAAGACTTTTCACTCACCAAGCAGCATTGCCCTTTGATTTAAATGTGACCTTTGGGAAGTCCGAAAACCAACTTTTAGCTGCTTTGTATCTTTTTAGAAGCTGACAATAGCTGCAAATTATGCTGGGTCTTGTAATCTGTCTGACGAACATCTAGATTATCTATGAGAAATGGGGcaccatttttgttgttgctgaacTTTTGCTGTTTCAAAAATCATACCAAGAAGTATTCTGGTCTTACATAGAGAAGACTGCTTTGGGAATCTGGCACTAATCATTAAAAAGCATAATAAAGGAAATGAATTTAGCAAAGGGACCTGTTACATTTGAATCATGAATCCTCAGAGGTACTTCCTTCAGAGACTTTCAGGCTGGTTAACCTTGCACCAAGCAAATTAAAAGAAGGGAGTCAAGTCAATTTGGAATCAGTGGTATGCCATAGGTTTAGCACTACATGAAAAAGAGTACTTCAAGGTGGGGGCTGATTGATGAATCGGTGCtgttcatgcatgcaagttttttgcgGCATCCACACAATGTCGTCattatcaaaatgccagcccatacttaatttgcatttaatccagatttctcCTTACTGCAGAAAATTTGTTAAGTAAAAATAACCCATTATCCATCTGCAGTCACTGCTGGGTGAGGGGAAGCTTGtttagaacatttatttatttaattttttgctatgcagtttgccTTGTGTTTGCTGAAGTTTTGGTGGGTGGCATCTATCGCCACACCCTCAAACTTCCATTTGCTCCTCACCTGAGCAcaac comes from Rhineura floridana isolate rRhiFlo1 chromosome 6, rRhiFlo1.hap2, whole genome shotgun sequence and encodes:
- the TMEM9 gene encoding proton-transporting V-type ATPase complex assembly regulator TMEM9, which translates into the protein MKCVSLAAIVWGILVPPSEASKSFGDIRCKCICPPYRNISGHIYKKNVLQKDCNCLHLVEPMPVPGNDVEAYCLLCECKYEERSTTTIKVVIIIYLSVIGALLLYMVFLMVVDPLIRKPDAYTQPLHNEEESEDAHSVAAIRPSASTRANTVLERVEGAQQRWKRQVQEQRKTVFDRHKMLS